GCTCCAAGAACTGAAAGAAGCGCTGCTTCGGGAAGCGATTGCGATTCAAAGCGAGGACGAGGAGACTTGCCGGCTTATCGGCGAGCATGCACTCACGTTGTTCAAGCAAGGAATGGGAGTGCTGACGCATTGCAACGCCGGCGGCCTCGCGACCGCCAAATACGGTACGGCGCTCGCTCCCTTCTACCTCGCTGAAGAACAGGGGATCAAGCTGCGCGTTTTTGCCGACGAAACGCGTCCCGTACTGCAGGGCGCGCGATTGACGGCCTTCGAGCTCCAGCAAGCCGGTGTTGACGTTACGCTTATTTGCGACAACATGGCCGGGCTGGTTATGAATAAAGGCTGGGTCGACGCCGTAATCGTCGGCACCGACCGTGTAGCTGCAAATGGCGATGTAGCGAACAAAATCGGCACATACAGCGTAGCGGTTCTCGCTAAGGCCCATAACATTCCATTCTATGTAGCTTGTCCGCTTTCAACGATCGATCTCAATACCCCAAGCGGCGATCTGATTCCGATTGAAGAACGAAACGCCGAGGAGATCACTGAAGGCTTCGGCAAAAGAACCGCTCCGCAGGGCATTAAGGTATTTAATCCGGCCTTTGACGTTACGCCGCATGAATACGTTACGGCCATCATTACCGAGAAGGGCATAATACGCCCGCCGTTCGATGTCAATTTGCGGGCATTGTTTAACAACTAGCCGCACAGGATGCAGCAACAAAAAAAAGGGAGACCGCGGCGGCTGTATCAGACAGCTTCCACGGTACCCTTTTTTTATGCAAATCAGGTCATCAGCCCGATGGCATCCGAACCCTTCATCCCTTGCTTAATTCCGAGCGCTTCCGCCCCCGCTGTTACCGATTCAAGCGGAGCGTCCATCAGTTCCTCCAAGGTTCTGACACCAACCGCACGCCCTGCAATAATGTTCCGCTCCTTCAGCCTCTCGTTCAATAAAGCAACGTCCAGCGCTCCACACATAATGTAGCCGCTGTCGGTTGCCACCGCAAGCAGCGTCGTCTTCGGCAGCTTGACCTCGATACCAAGCACAACTTTTCCGCTGTCCAGCGTCATGGGAACCATACGCATCATCTGAACCCACTCCTTCTCAGCTTACCTCCGCGCCATATTAATTTCGATGGTTATCGCAGGCTGTACATCGATTCGAAACGATCGGTTTATAGTTATCGTTTCTTCACTATATGCCTTAGGAAGCTGCTCGGTGTAGGTTAACCTTTTATAAAACGGCTGACCGATATGACAAAAATCGCACAACATGGAAGCTACTTTTATTTCTCTTTAGATGGTATAGTAATGATACTTAGTTTTATTGGAGGAAGCATGAAAACAAAGGATAAAACGGTCAGAGAACAACCCGCCTTCTTGTTCAATGTCGACCTGCTCGTTCAGGCCGATACGAATCCGCTTGCAATGGAGCGTTTGCTCCATCTTCTTAATCAGTGCGGCTTTGCCGATTACCGGATTCTATCCGGAGTGGAGCTTGGCAAACTCATAACAGAACTGGAAACAGGGAAATCGGAGGAATCGGAGAGTACCGGCTTGCCGCCTGCTGTAAAGAATTCAGAGCCTCAGCCGGCAGCCGCATGGCCTTCCGTC
This is a stretch of genomic DNA from Paenibacillus sp. sptzw28. It encodes these proteins:
- the mtnA gene encoding S-methyl-5-thioribose-1-phosphate isomerase, with product MNKTDHNALQSVIWAGDRLDLLDQRLLPEEVIYLPLVSVQDVWEAIRHLKVRGAPAIGIAAAYGVVLGSRDSDSKDKWLQSVNEAAGYLATSRPTAVNLFWALDRMKERAVQLSAGEFQLQELKEALLREAIAIQSEDEETCRLIGEHALTLFKQGMGVLTHCNAGGLATAKYGTALAPFYLAEEQGIKLRVFADETRPVLQGARLTAFELQQAGVDVTLICDNMAGLVMNKGWVDAVIVGTDRVAANGDVANKIGTYSVAVLAKAHNIPFYVACPLSTIDLNTPSGDLIPIEERNAEEITEGFGKRTAPQGIKVFNPAFDVTPHEYVTAIITEKGIIRPPFDVNLRALFNN
- a CDS encoding YunC family protein, which gives rise to MMRMVPMTLDSGKVVLGIEVKLPKTTLLAVATDSGYIMCGALDVALLNERLKERNIIAGRAVGVRTLEELMDAPLESVTAGAEALGIKQGMKGSDAIGLMT